In a single window of the Salvelinus namaycush isolate Seneca chromosome 18, SaNama_1.0, whole genome shotgun sequence genome:
- the LOC120063570 gene encoding LIM/homeobox protein Lhx6-like has protein sequence MCPSHSDGELHEDVKVEAPFLPSPPVTPSMCSPPTLASPTPVRSTGKNQCASCGTEIQDRYLLKVNNLNWHVGCLECSVCRVSLRQHNSCYIKNKEIFCKLDYFSRFGTKCSQCGRQVYATDWVRRARGSVYHLACFACYSCKRQLSTGEEFGLVEGRVLCRAHYDTMVENLQRAAENGTGLTLEGALPSDQDGQPKPAKRARTSFSAEQLQVMQSQFYQDNNPDTQTLQKLADMTGLSRRVIQVWFQNCRARHKKHPPPQHNGHLQGAPYPHSRIPPPLPDNLYSPFSSPDRPHLLALHGYIDSHPFSMLSSPNHLIHPGMTLPQLPISH, from the exons ATGTGTCCT TCTCACTCCGACGGGGAGCTTCACGAGGATGTGAAAGTAGAGGCTCCTTTCCTGCCCAGTCCTCCGGTAACACCGTCTATGTGCTCGCCTCCGACCCTGGCCTCCCCGACGCCGGTTCGTTCCACCGGGAAAAACCAGTGTGCCAGCTGCGGCACAGAGATCCAAGACAGATACCTACTGAAG GTGAATAATTTGAATTGGCACGTGGGATGTCTGGAGTGTTCAGTCTGCAGAGTATCATTACGTCAGCACAATAGCTGCTACATCAAAAACAAAGAAATCTTTTGCAAATTGGATTATTTCAG TAGGTTTGGCACCAAGTGTAGCCAGTGCGGGCGCCAGGTGTATGCCACTGACTGGGTACGGCGGGCACGGGGCAGTGTGTACCACCTGGCCTGCTTCGCCTGCTACTCCTGTAAGAGGCAGCTGTCCACGGGGGAGGAGTTTGGTCTGGTGGAGGGCAGGGTGCTGTGTCGGGCCCACTACGACACCATGGTGGAGAACCTCCAGAGAGCGGCAGAGAACG GGACAGGTCTCACTTTAGAGGGAGCCTTGCCCTCTGATCAGGATGGCCAACCCAAACCAGCCAAGAGAGCACGCACTTCCTTCAGCGCTGAGCAGCTACAG GTGATGCAGTCTCAGTTTTACCAAGACAACAACCCTGATACCCAGACCTTACAGAAGCTGGCAGACATGACAGGACTGAGCAGACGGGTCATACAA GTTTGGTTTCAAAACTGCAGAGCAAGGCATAAAAAGCATCCTCCCCCCCAGCACAACGGTCACCTCCAGGGCGCCCCTTACCCCCACTCCAGAATCCCCCCCCCACTGCCGGACAACCTCTACTCCCCCTTCAGCAGTCCTGACAGACCACACCTGCTGGCTCTGCATGGATATATAGACA GTCATCCCTTCTCGATGCTGTCCTCCCCTAACCACCTCATCCACCCAGGCATGACCTTACCACAGTTGCCCATCAGCCACTAA